In one Candidatus Aminicenantes bacterium genomic region, the following are encoded:
- a CDS encoding outer membrane lipoprotein-sorting protein translates to MKTLHAIALVIMPIGLLAQTPSAAEILRRVDANILADSKIVESKMIIHGRRGTRTVVAKSWQRGGTDSFTEYLSPPREKGTKMLKLGDRLWTYSPATDRTILISGHMLRQSVMGSDLSYEDMMEDPSLENTYDASIAGSEEIAGRPAWILDLKAKSGDVAYDKRRIWVDRERFIILRENLYAKSGKLLKQVTIEEVERVDDRWVARSLTFKDMLKHGDGTRMLVESIHFNPDIPDHIFSKAALRR, encoded by the coding sequence GCCGTCCGCCGCAGAGATCCTGCGCCGCGTCGACGCCAATATCCTGGCGGACAGCAAAATCGTGGAATCGAAAATGATCATCCACGGCCGCCGCGGCACGCGCACCGTAGTGGCCAAATCCTGGCAACGCGGGGGCACCGACTCCTTTACCGAGTACCTTTCCCCGCCGCGGGAAAAAGGCACCAAGATGCTCAAACTGGGCGACCGGCTCTGGACCTACTCACCGGCCACGGACCGCACCATCCTCATCAGCGGCCACATGCTGCGCCAGTCCGTCATGGGCTCGGACCTCTCCTACGAAGACATGATGGAGGATCCCTCCCTGGAAAACACCTACGACGCAAGTATCGCCGGCAGCGAAGAAATCGCGGGCCGCCCGGCCTGGATCCTGGACCTGAAGGCGAAGTCTGGCGATGTGGCTTACGACAAGCGGCGCATCTGGGTGGACAGGGAACGGTTCATCATCCTCAGGGAGAACCTCTACGCCAAGAGCGGTAAACTGCTCAAACAGGTGACCATCGAGGAAGTGGAACGGGTCGATGACCGCTGGGTGGCCCGTTCCCTGACATTCAAGGACATGCTCAAGCACGGAGACGGCACGCGCATGCTGGTTGAGTCAATCCACTTCAACCCGGATATCCCGGACCACATCTTTTCCAAGGCCGCCCTGCGCAGATAG
- a CDS encoding S9 family peptidase yields the protein MKNLIGALCVVLCLLAVAVSAPAQKAVATNAAKEKTEVEDPYLWLEEVLGGPALTWVRACNAASSLELASGKDFQQLKEELRKIMDSNARIPFVSKRGEYYYNFWRDAKHPRGIWRRSTPEEYRKADPEWEVILDVDALNKAENMNWVWKGADILKAGGYRHMLVNLSRGGADATEVREFDIETKAFVEDGFRLPEAKGGMSWIDKDSVYVATDFGPDTLTTSGYPRIVKLWKRGTPLAEAEIVFQGEKTDMSVGAYYDDTKGYERHFVYQTPAFYKNRVFLRQDDGKLVRIEVPEDANAGVHRQWLMVTLRSAWQTGGSTYPSGSLITIKFSDFMQGKRNFSLLYEPAENNSLSGTSWTKNHLILNIMEDVKSKLVVLTPTDGKWKQAVFTGAPENVEARAWGIDSDESDDYFMTVTGFLTPSSLYWGTIGETPVQIKSTPAFFDASDMEVSQHFTVSQDGTRIPYFQVNRKDLKADGKNPTLLYGYGGFEIPMTPGYGATTGRAWLEPGGVYVLANIRGGGEYGPRWHQAALKEKRHKAFEDFAAVAKDLFKRGITSPDHLGAMGGSNGGLLVGNMITLYPELFKAIVCQVPLLDMKRYNKLLAGASWMAEYGNPDKPEEWAFLKNYSPYHNLKEGVKYPGTLFTTSTRDDRVHPGHARKMMARMQAMGQDVRYYENTEGGHGGAADNSQRAYMWAISYNFLWRQLR from the coding sequence ATGAAAAATCTGATTGGAGCTTTGTGTGTTGTTTTGTGCCTGTTGGCCGTGGCGGTTTCAGCCCCGGCACAGAAAGCGGTTGCCACAAACGCCGCCAAAGAAAAGACCGAGGTCGAAGACCCCTACCTGTGGCTGGAAGAAGTTCTTGGCGGGCCGGCATTGACCTGGGTGCGCGCCTGCAACGCGGCATCCAGCCTGGAACTGGCATCGGGAAAAGATTTTCAACAATTGAAAGAGGAATTGCGGAAAATCATGGATTCCAACGCCCGTATCCCATTCGTTTCCAAGCGCGGCGAATACTACTACAACTTCTGGAGAGACGCAAAGCATCCCCGCGGCATCTGGCGCCGCAGCACGCCTGAGGAGTATCGCAAGGCCGACCCCGAGTGGGAGGTGATACTGGATGTGGATGCCCTCAATAAGGCGGAAAACATGAACTGGGTGTGGAAAGGCGCTGATATCCTGAAAGCCGGCGGTTACCGGCACATGTTGGTCAATCTCTCCCGCGGAGGCGCGGACGCCACCGAAGTGCGCGAATTCGATATAGAAACAAAGGCATTCGTAGAAGACGGCTTCCGTTTGCCCGAAGCCAAGGGCGGCATGAGCTGGATTGACAAGGATTCCGTGTACGTAGCCACGGATTTCGGGCCGGACACGCTCACCACCTCGGGCTACCCCCGCATCGTAAAGTTGTGGAAACGGGGTACCCCGCTTGCCGAAGCAGAAATCGTATTCCAGGGCGAAAAAACCGACATGAGCGTGGGCGCTTACTACGACGACACCAAAGGTTACGAACGTCATTTCGTTTACCAGACACCGGCCTTCTATAAGAACCGGGTTTTTTTGAGGCAGGATGACGGCAAACTGGTCCGCATCGAAGTGCCGGAAGACGCCAATGCCGGAGTTCATCGGCAATGGTTGATGGTGACCCTGCGCAGCGCCTGGCAAACGGGAGGCAGCACTTACCCCTCGGGCAGCCTGATCACCATCAAGTTCAGTGATTTCATGCAGGGCAAACGGAATTTTTCGCTGCTCTATGAACCGGCGGAAAACAATTCGCTCTCCGGCACCAGTTGGACAAAAAACCACCTGATTCTCAACATCATGGAAGATGTAAAAAGCAAGCTGGTGGTTTTGACCCCCACAGACGGGAAATGGAAACAGGCGGTCTTCACGGGCGCACCGGAAAATGTTGAAGCGCGAGCATGGGGCATCGACAGCGATGAGAGCGACGATTACTTCATGACCGTTACGGGGTTTCTTACCCCCAGCAGCTTGTATTGGGGAACCATTGGCGAAACACCCGTTCAGATCAAATCTACCCCGGCTTTTTTTGACGCATCTGATATGGAAGTGAGCCAGCATTTCACCGTCAGCCAAGATGGTACCCGAATTCCCTATTTCCAGGTGAACCGCAAAGACCTGAAAGCGGACGGGAAAAACCCGACCCTGCTGTATGGATACGGCGGTTTTGAAATCCCCATGACGCCGGGCTACGGAGCTACCACGGGACGCGCCTGGCTGGAACCGGGCGGCGTGTACGTTTTGGCCAACATCCGCGGCGGCGGGGAGTACGGGCCGCGCTGGCACCAGGCGGCTTTAAAGGAAAAGCGGCACAAGGCTTTTGAAGATTTTGCGGCGGTCGCCAAAGACCTGTTCAAGCGCGGCATTACCTCTCCTGACCACCTGGGCGCAATGGGCGGCAGCAACGGCGGCCTGCTCGTGGGCAACATGATCACCCTTTACCCCGAGTTGTTCAAGGCCATTGTCTGCCAGGTGCCGCTGCTCGACATGAAACGCTACAACAAGCTGCTGGCCGGCGCCAGTTGGATGGCCGAGTACGGTAACCCGGACAAGCCCGAAGAATGGGCGTTCCTGAAAAACTATTCTCCTTACCACAACCTGAAAGAAGGGGTGAAATATCCCGGCACGCTGTTTACCACTTCCACCCGCGATGACCGGGTCCACCCGGGGCATGCGCGCAAGATGATGGCCAGAATGCAGGCCATGGGCCAGGACGTGCGCTATTACGAGAACACCGAAGGCGGACACGGCGGCGCCGCGGACAACAGCCAGCGAGCGTACATGTGGGCCATCTCCTACAACTTCCTGTGGCGGCAACTGCGCTGA